One Desulfovibrio fairfieldensis genomic window carries:
- a CDS encoding AI-2E family transporter: MTVFLPRLLYLLAALAWYLLLWPNPITIFMAGCFSCLTLPFYRRLRQRASAWRVRLERHEPDSRGRRFLIRFSHHMPLCGYIAAIFSGLFVPIAILALLVSPQAVAGLARLRELQANNFQLPPQWVEHIQHWRLSLTEYPSIEKAVNDFLHNLDTLFGDAVTMLVSRSFGFLGGTMTAFWTTFLFLTLTVLFTVYSRRIRKVTCRIFHLPQALLRRFISAIHRALRGIMLGIVLVALAQGFLCGIGFAVAGFNQPAFWGMLATLVAPIPVVGTALVWLPLCLSLWFTGKTMAAVGLALWGMLAVAGVDNVLRPLFLRQGIKAPFFVLILAILCGLASFGPVGLIAGPVLLAFAMQAVEEANYFYRTHE; the protein is encoded by the coding sequence ATGACCGTATTTTTGCCGCGCCTGCTTTACCTTCTGGCTGCGCTGGCTTGGTATCTGCTGCTCTGGCCCAACCCCATCACCATCTTCATGGCCGGCTGTTTCTCCTGCCTGACCTTGCCCTTTTACCGGCGCCTCCGGCAGAGGGCCAGCGCTTGGCGCGTCCGCCTGGAGCGCCATGAGCCTGACTCGCGCGGACGGCGTTTTCTTATCAGGTTTTCACACCACATGCCGCTCTGCGGCTATATCGCGGCCATTTTCTCCGGCCTGTTCGTGCCCATCGCCATCCTGGCCCTGCTGGTGTCGCCGCAGGCCGTCGCCGGGCTGGCGCGGCTGCGCGAACTCCAGGCCAACAATTTTCAACTGCCGCCCCAGTGGGTGGAGCATATCCAGCACTGGCGGCTGAGCCTGACCGAATATCCAAGCATCGAAAAGGCGGTCAACGACTTCCTGCACAATCTGGACACGCTTTTCGGCGACGCCGTGACCATGCTGGTCAGCCGGAGTTTCGGCTTTTTGGGCGGCACCATGACCGCGTTCTGGACCACCTTTCTCTTTCTGACGCTCACGGTGCTGTTCACGGTCTATTCCCGGCGCATCCGCAAGGTCACCTGCCGGATATTCCATCTGCCGCAGGCTCTGCTGCGGCGCTTCATCAGCGCCATTCACCGCGCCCTGCGGGGCATTATGCTGGGCATCGTGCTGGTAGCCCTGGCCCAGGGCTTTCTCTGCGGCATCGGCTTTGCCGTGGCCGGTTTCAACCAGCCCGCTTTCTGGGGCATGCTGGCTACCCTGGTGGCCCCCATCCCCGTGGTGGGCACGGCCCTGGTCTGGCTGCCGCTCTGCCTTTCCCTCTGGTTCACCGGCAAAACCATGGCCGCCGTGGGCCTGGCTCTCTGGGGCATGCTGGCCGTGGCGGGCGTGGACAACGTGCTGCGGCCCCTGTTTCTGCGTCAGGGCATCAAGGCCCCTTTCTTTGTCCTGATCCTCGCCATCCTCTGCGGCCTGGCAAGTTTCGGGCCGGTGGGACTCATTGCCGGGCCCGTCCTGCTGGCTTTTGCCATGCAGGCGGTGGAAGAAGCCAACTATTTTTACAGGACCCATGAGTAA
- a CDS encoding glycosyltransferase has translation MSDVLPTQPSGSVALTVILICRGEEPPVACLEGLVQAGAGETAVLCCCPAGLESPVRAMGKSLLRRGALTGFDCLSPTPGEDWRMAVNAAAGAAGSPFLFFLSSDVLLEPGSLAPLLDRLAADSGLAGLNPLLLAPEGGPENNGPRRVRHLGSVADSQGRLHYLYEGLPAAHPLAARRRVFQLAHDAALLVRREDFLAVGGFRPGLEGLAGPDLCLRLRDTRGGFSTEPASRAVLRDAFDAWKTCGLWNSLLQRGRLEPDLLQPDYHCQVQADGLEYGLTPWLAEGPRDLPLEAAEGSSDAAWLRWRHAPEPAALLHLLRLLPPEKRAPAVSLCRELPSSLPRAFAWYTALAARLEAFGERENLSRFRDEARAWRTRARRFHHGLLRPGLRALAGAGLYACSLDNAPSVYDAWLELRENASPAEGPGVQDLRVERAWPEIAVLMPVWNPEPAFLRAALDSVLAQSYGHWQLCLADDASTRPEVPELLRSYAARDKRIRLVLRERNGHISRASNSALALADAPWAAFLDHDDLLAPDALLEVARHTAERPGLRLLYSDEDKIDVHGVRRTPVFKAAFDFDLHCTGHLSTYAVEILREVGGLRPGFEGSQDFDLSLRVTEKLRPEEIAHIPRILYHWRIHAGSTTAGVGAKPYVLEATRRALAESAQRRGLAATVMPAGKNNFFKLALAVPPELHCSVILLADAPGPLTPGLAKSLHGLARRLRLEMLWQPLHPSAQPAKQTGVGLRQEMRVLPFAGPHWATACRASAQAATGEVLLFLHAGLTPVGDCRPEQLAALALRPDLALVGGCVWKGGRLRHAGLYPDVTGLPFPLQRGAAPELLPSLCWGQLLLTRRALASSWCCMAVRRKDFLESGGFDPASGALAGADYGLRREGQGLFTLISPWGQWVLENGAGGVGEETLTPQARECFLRRWGDIVRGHGLRNPQLRAAPDYGWTLES, from the coding sequence ATGAGCGACGTTTTGCCCACACAGCCGTCCGGTTCGGTCGCCCTGACGGTAATCCTGATCTGCCGGGGAGAGGAGCCGCCCGTTGCCTGTCTGGAGGGTCTGGTTCAGGCCGGGGCCGGAGAAACGGCGGTGCTCTGCTGTTGCCCGGCGGGCTTGGAAAGTCCGGTGCGGGCAATGGGAAAAAGCTTGTTGCGCCGGGGAGCCCTGACCGGCTTTGATTGCCTGTCGCCGACGCCGGGAGAAGACTGGCGCATGGCCGTCAACGCGGCTGCGGGCGCGGCAGGCAGTCCTTTTTTGTTTTTTCTTTCCTCGGATGTGCTCCTGGAACCCGGCTCTCTGGCACCCCTGCTGGATAGACTGGCGGCGGATTCCGGCCTGGCCGGGCTCAATCCCCTGCTGCTTGCGCCGGAGGGCGGCCCGGAGAATAACGGCCCGCGCCGGGTTCGCCATCTGGGCAGCGTGGCCGACAGCCAGGGGCGGTTGCACTATTTATATGAAGGCCTGCCGGCCGCCCATCCTCTGGCCGCGCGGCGGCGCGTTTTTCAACTGGCCCATGACGCTGCTCTGCTTGTGCGGCGAGAGGATTTTCTGGCTGTGGGCGGGTTCAGGCCGGGCCTGGAAGGTCTGGCCGGTCCGGATCTCTGCCTGCGCCTGCGGGACACGCGCGGCGGCTTTTCCACGGAACCCGCGTCCAGGGCCGTACTGCGCGACGCTTTCGACGCCTGGAAAACCTGTGGTTTGTGGAACAGCCTGCTGCAACGCGGTCGCCTGGAGCCGGACCTGCTGCAACCGGACTACCATTGCCAGGTTCAGGCTGACGGCCTGGAATACGGCCTTACGCCCTGGCTGGCGGAAGGTCCCCGCGACCTGCCCCTGGAGGCGGCGGAAGGTTCCTCTGACGCGGCCTGGCTGCGTTGGCGGCATGCGCCGGAACCCGCCGCGCTCCTGCATCTGCTGCGCCTTCTGCCGCCGGAGAAACGCGCCCCGGCTGTGAGCCTCTGCCGTGAACTGCCGTCCAGCCTGCCGCGCGCTTTTGCCTGGTATACAGCCCTGGCGGCCCGGCTGGAGGCCTTCGGCGAGCGTGAAAATCTGTCACGGTTCAGGGATGAGGCCCGCGCCTGGCGGACCCGGGCCCGGCGTTTTCATCACGGCCTGCTCAGACCGGGCCTGCGGGCCCTGGCCGGGGCGGGGCTTTACGCCTGTTCTCTGGATAACGCGCCTTCCGTGTATGACGCCTGGCTGGAACTGCGCGAGAATGCGTCCCCGGCTGAAGGCCCAGGCGTACAAGACTTGCGCGTGGAACGCGCCTGGCCGGAAATCGCCGTGCTCATGCCGGTCTGGAATCCCGAACCCGCGTTTCTGCGCGCGGCCCTGGATTCCGTACTGGCCCAGAGCTACGGTCACTGGCAGCTCTGCCTGGCCGACGACGCCTCCACCAGACCGGAAGTGCCGGAACTGCTGCGTTCCTATGCCGCGCGGGACAAACGCATCAGGCTGGTCCTCCGGGAACGGAACGGGCATATCTCGCGGGCGAGCAACAGCGCCCTGGCTTTGGCGGACGCGCCGTGGGCGGCCTTTCTGGATCACGACGATCTGCTGGCTCCGGACGCCCTGCTGGAAGTGGCCCGCCACACGGCGGAACGTCCCGGCCTGCGCTTGCTGTACAGCGATGAGGACAAGATCGACGTCCACGGCGTGCGGCGCACGCCGGTGTTCAAGGCGGCATTTGATTTCGACCTGCATTGCACCGGCCATCTCTCGACCTATGCCGTCGAGATATTGCGCGAAGTCGGCGGTCTGCGCCCCGGCTTTGAAGGCTCGCAGGATTTTGATCTGAGCCTGCGCGTGACCGAAAAGCTCAGGCCGGAGGAAATCGCCCACATCCCGCGCATTCTTTACCACTGGCGGATTCATGCGGGCAGCACCACTGCCGGAGTGGGGGCCAAGCCCTACGTGCTGGAAGCCACACGCCGGGCTCTGGCCGAAAGCGCGCAACGACGGGGCCTTGCCGCCACTGTTATGCCCGCGGGCAAAAACAATTTTTTCAAGCTGGCCCTGGCCGTGCCGCCGGAACTGCATTGCAGCGTGATTCTGCTGGCCGACGCGCCGGGGCCTCTGACGCCGGGCCTGGCGAAATCCCTGCACGGGCTGGCCCGGCGGTTGCGCCTGGAAATGCTCTGGCAGCCGCTGCATCCGTCGGCGCAGCCCGCGAAACAAACCGGTGTCGGGCTGCGTCAGGAGATGCGCGTCCTGCCGTTCGCCGGGCCGCACTGGGCCACAGCCTGCCGGGCGTCCGCCCAGGCCGCCACGGGAGAGGTATTGCTTTTTCTGCACGCCGGTCTGACGCCGGTGGGGGATTGCCGCCCCGAACAGCTGGCGGCGCTGGCGCTACGGCCCGACCTGGCCCTGGTGGGCGGCTGTGTCTGGAAAGGCGGGCGGCTTCGGCACGCGGGTCTCTATCCCGATGTGACGGGCCTGCCGTTTCCCTTGCAGCGTGGAGCCGCGCCCGAGCTGCTGCCCTCGCTCTGCTGGGGACAGTTGCTGTTGACGCGGCGGGCATTGGCGTCTTCCTGGTGCTGCATGGCCGTCCGGCGAAAGGATTTTCTGGAGAGCGGCGGCTTTGACCCCGCGTCAGGAGCTCTGGCCGGGGCGGACTACGGCCTGCGCCGGGAAGGGCAGGGCCTGTTTACCCTGATCTCGCCCTGGGGCCAGTGGGTGTTGGAGAATGGGGCAGGGGGAGTTGGAGAGGAAACACTGACGCCCCAGGCCCGGGAATGCTTTCTCCGCCGCTGGGGCGACATTGTGCGCGGCCACGGGCTGAGGAATCCGCAGTTGCGCGCCGCGCCCGACTACGGCTGGACCTTGGAAAGTTGA
- the greA gene encoding transcription elongation factor GreA, whose product MTSIPISVQGYKKLEEELARLKSERPAIIQAIKEAREEGDLRENAGYDAARERQGMAEARIKYIESRLALYQVVDLDKLSGDKVIFGSTVEVEDVDSGESRNFTILGPDEADPSKGSISFLSPVGQALLGKEEGDEVTVEIPRGRVTYEVVSIAFNGSKVLG is encoded by the coding sequence ATGACAAGCATTCCCATTTCCGTGCAAGGCTATAAAAAACTGGAAGAAGAGCTGGCCCGCCTGAAGAGCGAGCGCCCGGCCATCATCCAGGCCATCAAAGAAGCCAGAGAAGAAGGCGACCTGCGCGAAAACGCGGGCTACGACGCCGCGCGCGAGCGCCAGGGCATGGCCGAGGCGCGCATCAAATATATTGAATCGCGTCTGGCGCTCTATCAGGTCGTTGACCTGGACAAACTCAGCGGCGACAAAGTCATCTTCGGCTCCACCGTGGAAGTGGAGGATGTGGACAGCGGCGAAAGCCGTAACTTTACCATCCTCGGCCCGGACGAGGCCGATCCAAGCAAGGGGTCCATCTCTTTTCTCTCGCCTGTGGGCCAGGCTTTGCTGGGCAAGGAAGAAGGCGACGAGGTCACGGTGGAAATCCCGCGCGGCCGCGTCACCTATGAAGTGGTGAGCATCGCCTTTAACGGCAGCAAGGTGCTGGGCTGA
- a CDS encoding lysylphosphatidylglycerol synthase domain-containing protein: MKKYLRYLGPILITAIFLLAVYLLYNKLKAYSIAQIRESILQISYGRIGLSLVLMVINYMILVGYDWLALKAIHKQLPLPRVALVSFVGQAVSYNFGALLGGTSVRYRFYSAWGFSLTDIVRLVLMLAVTFWVGALGLCGIIFMIAPPVIPDELLRHMPIADVRILGVILFMVACSYLVLCFTVRKPVHIFGKEFVFPAPHIAVAQFIVAGVDIVAAAACMYVLLPGDMGVSFLDFLPSYLMAQVAVVLTHIPGGVGVFELVILHLTHTSHEQMVFAAVLLFRLIYYIIPLLAAAVLLAVYEARQRRHMLREAGRWLSVLSHSIAAYTAFVGGLILLVSSTLPTLPHSVALLTTYLPKSALAVGHFICAFSGAALLFLSYGLERRQARAFKLVVTFLILGIAGALLKGFSWEVALMASVVLLAVCLARRRFYRSSFFWEEPIPLYWLVGALGALGLIFFLGWAIYHPAWDRAASWGFERPFNASRTLRAFLGIIVALLASWVWRVTLRRRQRRKK; the protein is encoded by the coding sequence ATGAAAAAATACCTGCGTTACCTGGGGCCCATTCTGATCACCGCTATTTTTCTGTTGGCGGTCTATCTTCTGTATAATAAGCTCAAAGCCTACAGCATCGCCCAGATCCGAGAGAGCATCCTGCAGATTTCCTATGGCCGTATCGGCCTCTCTCTGGTTCTCATGGTCATCAATTATATGATCCTGGTGGGCTATGACTGGCTGGCGCTCAAAGCCATCCATAAGCAACTGCCCCTGCCGCGCGTGGCCCTGGTTTCCTTTGTGGGCCAGGCCGTCAGCTATAATTTCGGCGCGCTGCTGGGCGGCACCAGCGTGCGCTACCGTTTCTATTCGGCCTGGGGTTTTTCCCTGACGGACATCGTGCGTCTGGTGCTCATGCTGGCCGTGACCTTCTGGGTGGGCGCGCTGGGCCTGTGCGGGATCATCTTCATGATCGCCCCGCCGGTGATTCCCGACGAGTTGTTGAGGCACATGCCCATCGCGGATGTGCGTATTCTGGGCGTGATTCTGTTTATGGTCGCCTGTTCCTACCTGGTGCTCTGTTTCACGGTGCGCAAGCCGGTACATATTTTCGGCAAGGAGTTCGTCTTTCCCGCGCCGCACATCGCCGTGGCCCAGTTCATTGTGGCCGGGGTGGACATCGTTGCCGCCGCGGCCTGCATGTACGTGCTGCTGCCCGGCGACATGGGCGTCAGCTTCCTTGATTTTCTGCCCAGCTATCTCATGGCCCAGGTGGCCGTGGTGCTGACCCACATCCCCGGCGGCGTGGGCGTGTTCGAACTGGTCATCCTGCACCTTACCCACACGTCCCACGAGCAGATGGTCTTTGCCGCCGTGCTGCTCTTCCGGCTCATCTACTATATTATACCGCTCCTGGCCGCGGCGGTGCTGCTGGCCGTATACGAGGCCCGCCAGCGCCGCCACATGCTGCGCGAGGCCGGGCGCTGGCTTTCGGTGCTCTCGCACTCTATCGCGGCCTATACGGCTTTTGTGGGTGGTCTGATTCTGCTGGTGTCGTCCACCTTGCCCACTCTGCCGCACAGCGTGGCCCTGCTCACCACGTATCTGCCCAAAAGTGCGCTGGCCGTGGGGCACTTCATCTGCGCTTTTTCCGGCGCCGCTCTGCTTTTTCTCTCCTATGGACTGGAGCGGCGGCAGGCCCGCGCCTTCAAGCTGGTTGTGACTTTTCTGATTCTGGGCATTGCGGGTGCGCTGCTCAAGGGCTTTTCCTGGGAAGTGGCCCTGATGGCCAGCGTGGTGCTGCTGGCCGTCTGTCTGGCGCGGCGGCGTTTTTACCGCTCGTCCTTTTTCTGGGAGGAACCCATTCCCCTCTACTGGCTGGTCGGGGCTCTGGGCGCGCTGGGGCTGATCTTCTTTCTGGGCTGGGCCATTTACCACCCGGCCTGGGACCGGGCGGCGAGCTGGGGCTTTGAACGGCCCTTCAATGCCTCGCGGACCTTGCGGGCCTTTCTGGGCATTATCGTGGCCCTGCTGGCTTCCTGGGTCTGGCGGGTGACGCTGCGGCGCAGGCAGCGTCGCAAGAAGTAG
- a CDS encoding NAD(P)H-hydrate dehydratase encodes MWLIVGTVPDADFALTPDAVTAQSRVDGDALLLPDGRRVPVRRGTAALAATALLACASCDFPAPGLLLAGDTGSGTGSRAVYAWLEEHLPELAAAPGSRTDCPAGGRTGGQVGWLAGLTFHYLFPDLDWHNRVLMALQALERKPLLAADAGFMYVAKMSGYADAYDLFTPDLGELAFLADEKAPHPFYTRGFLLAEEEDVPGLLARARQHGNCPSNLIIKGQADYIVCNGEIRATVTEPSAAAMECIGGTGDLVTGLVTAFLAGGLPLCRAALSAARATRLLARHCAPTPATQVGELIARLPEVLQAEREAIFAPLTAE; translated from the coding sequence ATGTGGCTGATCGTGGGTACTGTTCCTGATGCGGATTTCGCCCTGACCCCGGACGCCGTTACAGCACAAAGCCGGGTGGACGGCGACGCGCTGCTTCTGCCCGACGGACGCCGCGTGCCTGTGCGGCGCGGCACGGCGGCTCTGGCGGCCACGGCGCTGCTGGCCTGCGCATCCTGCGATTTTCCCGCGCCGGGCCTGCTTCTGGCCGGAGATACCGGCTCGGGCACGGGCAGCCGGGCCGTCTACGCCTGGCTGGAGGAACATCTGCCGGAACTGGCCGCCGCGCCGGGCAGCCGGACAGACTGTCCGGCAGGCGGCCGAACCGGCGGCCAGGTTGGCTGGCTGGCGGGTCTGACCTTCCACTATCTCTTCCCGGATCTGGATTGGCACAATCGCGTGCTCATGGCCCTCCAGGCCCTTGAACGCAAGCCGCTGCTGGCGGCCGACGCGGGCTTCATGTACGTGGCCAAGATGAGCGGCTATGCCGACGCCTATGACCTTTTCACGCCGGACCTGGGAGAACTGGCCTTCCTTGCCGACGAAAAAGCGCCTCACCCTTTCTATACGCGAGGCTTTCTGCTGGCCGAAGAAGAGGATGTCCCCGGCCTGCTGGCACGCGCGCGGCAACACGGCAATTGCCCGTCCAACCTTATTATTAAGGGTCAGGCCGATTATATCGTCTGTAATGGGGAAATCAGGGCTACGGTGACGGAGCCGTCGGCAGCGGCCATGGAATGCATCGGCGGTACGGGCGATCTGGTTACGGGCCTGGTCACGGCTTTTCTGGCCGGGGGCCTGCCCCTCTGCCGGGCGGCGCTTTCCGCCGCGCGGGCCACGCGTCTGCTGGCCCGGCACTGCGCTCCCACCCCGGCCACCCAGGTTGGGGAACTGATCGCCCGCCTGCCCGAGGTGTTGCAAGCCGAACGCGAAGCCATTTTCGCGCCGCTGACCGCAGAGTAG
- a CDS encoding DUF3343 domain-containing protein has product MTQTRNSWFARLCGGLRRAWRSGKPVEEAGNARHGLNDRGLLVFAHTGEVIRAERTLREAGFTVEVKGPPPRLRTGCDMVVVFPLLSQAAVLERLKQAGIEPEQVVSAHDVLLEPVSLFQTKRLGRWLMVRAANMKITIDTADERIVNISGGGCPDVPWLAQRLCGLRLSEAPEPLSLGQTLCCYSLQKAFEELRRQRACG; this is encoded by the coding sequence ATGACGCAAACACGAAATTCATGGTTCGCCCGGCTGTGCGGCGGCCTGCGGCGCGCCTGGCGCTCCGGGAAGCCCGTCGAAGAAGCCGGTAACGCCAGGCATGGCCTCAACGACCGGGGTCTGCTGGTCTTCGCCCACACCGGCGAGGTGATCAGGGCCGAGCGTACTCTGCGTGAGGCCGGTTTCACGGTGGAGGTCAAAGGACCGCCGCCCCGGTTGCGCACCGGCTGCGACATGGTGGTGGTTTTTCCTCTGCTCAGCCAGGCGGCGGTGCTGGAACGCCTCAAGCAGGCCGGCATTGAACCCGAGCAGGTCGTCAGCGCCCATGACGTGCTGCTGGAGCCCGTATCTCTGTTCCAGACCAAGCGCCTGGGCCGCTGGCTCATGGTGCGCGCGGCCAATATGAAAATCACCATTGACACGGCGGACGAACGCATCGTCAATATTTCCGGCGGCGGCTGCCCGGACGTGCCCTGGCTGGCCCAACGCCTGTGCGGCCTGCGGCTTTCCGAAGCGCCGGAGCCCCTGAGCCTGGGGCAGACGCTCTGCTGCTACAGTTTGCAGAAGGCTTTTGAGGAATTACGGAGGCAACGCGCATGTGGCTGA
- a CDS encoding sulfurtransferase TusA family protein, whose protein sequence is MSTLIDTRGLSCPQPVLLFLTAVRENADGPFSVLVDNDASRENVSRAARNHGFSVETLDEGQGVTRLNVAKA, encoded by the coding sequence ATGTCCACTCTTATTGATACGCGCGGGCTTTCCTGCCCGCAACCGGTTCTGCTTTTTCTGACCGCCGTCAGGGAAAACGCCGACGGCCCGTTCAGCGTGTTGGTGGACAACGACGCCAGCCGCGAGAACGTGAGCCGCGCTGCCCGCAATCATGGCTTCAGCGTGGAAACCCTGGATGAAGGCCAGGGCGTGACCCGGCTGAACGTCGCCAAAGCCTGA
- the yedE gene encoding YedE family putative selenium transporter, translating to MKSGFNILSTTTGIAVTGLIFGALAILLQHSGNPGNMGICVVCFNRDIAGAVGLHRAAVVQYLRPEILGMVLGAFTAALAFGEYKPRGGSSPIVRFLLGAIAGIGALVFLGCPWRVILRLAGGDAHALFGLGGLIVGVGIGVLFFRKGFSLGRSQNQGKISGLVLPGIMLSLVVLYLMDPQIPGQPQSGVLFYSIKGPGSQHAPFLLSLGAGLLVGFLAQRSRFCTMGALRDVMLFNQWHLALGFLAMLVAALALNLSLGSFHWGFENQPIAQPDDLWNFLGMVTAGLAFALAGGCPGRQLFMAGEGDNDAAVFAVGLIVGTAMAHNFGMASSGAGIGPHGAAATLSGLVICLFIGFYNCKRGA from the coding sequence ATGAAATCGGGATTCAACATTCTTTCCACCACCACGGGCATTGCGGTCACGGGCCTGATTTTCGGCGCTCTGGCGATTCTGCTCCAGCATTCGGGCAATCCGGGCAATATGGGCATCTGCGTGGTCTGCTTCAACCGCGACATCGCGGGAGCGGTGGGCCTGCACCGGGCCGCCGTTGTCCAGTATCTGCGTCCGGAAATCCTGGGCATGGTTTTGGGGGCCTTCACAGCCGCGCTGGCTTTCGGCGAATACAAACCGCGCGGCGGCTCCTCGCCCATCGTCCGTTTCCTGCTGGGAGCCATCGCGGGCATCGGCGCTCTGGTCTTTCTGGGCTGCCCCTGGCGCGTGATTCTGCGCCTGGCAGGCGGCGACGCCCATGCCCTTTTCGGTCTGGGCGGGCTCATCGTGGGCGTGGGCATCGGCGTGCTCTTCTTCCGCAAGGGCTTTTCCCTGGGCCGCAGCCAGAACCAGGGCAAAATTTCCGGCCTGGTCCTGCCCGGCATCATGCTCAGCCTGGTTGTCCTCTATCTCATGGACCCTCAGATTCCTGGCCAGCCGCAAAGCGGCGTACTTTTCTACTCCATCAAGGGACCCGGCTCCCAGCATGCTCCCTTTCTGCTTTCCCTGGGCGCGGGCTTGCTTGTGGGATTTCTGGCCCAGCGCAGCCGTTTCTGCACCATGGGCGCGTTGCGCGATGTGATGTTGTTCAACCAATGGCATCTGGCCCTGGGCTTCCTGGCCATGCTGGTCGCGGCCCTGGCGCTCAACCTGAGCCTGGGCTCCTTTCACTGGGGCTTTGAAAACCAGCCCATCGCCCAGCCCGACGACCTCTGGAACTTCCTGGGCATGGTCACCGCCGGGCTGGCTTTCGCTCTGGCCGGAGGATGCCCCGGACGCCAGCTCTTCATGGCCGGCGAAGGGGACAACGATGCCGCCGTGTTCGCCGTGGGTCTGATCGTGGGCACGGCCATGGCCCACAATTTCGGCATGGCCTCCAGCGGCGCGGGCATCGGCCCGCACGGGGCCGCCGCCACGCTCAGCGGACTGGTCATCTGCCTGTTCATCGGCTTTTACAACTGCAAGCGAGGTGCCTGA